Proteins from a genomic interval of Liolophura sinensis isolate JHLJ2023 chromosome 3, CUHK_Ljap_v2, whole genome shotgun sequence:
- the LOC135463476 gene encoding RNA-binding protein 47-like encodes MASAEKALPYHVTWAPNEALLKLMERTGYTIWHKKGQRKYGGPPPDWESPPPLKGCELYIGGIPRDCYEDELVPVFEKIGKIYELKLIMSYLSGSHRGYGFVIYTNEEHANQAVKELNNYEIRKGQLLGVCKSARQR; translated from the exons ATGGCATCCGCGGAGAAGGCTTTGCCGTATCATGTGACCTGGGCGCCAAACGAAGCCTTGCTGAAACTTATGGAAAGAACAGGATACACCATATGGCATAAAAAAGGGCAAAGAAAGTACGGCGGTCCACCTCCCGACTGGGAAAGCCCGCCTCCTTTAAAGGGTTGCGAACTTTACATCGGAGGTATTCCAAGAGACTGTTATGAAGACGAGCTTGTTCCAGTATTTGAGAAGATAGGGAAGATTTACGAACTGAAACTCATAATGAGCTACCTCTCTGGATCCCATAGAGGATATGGATTTGTTATATACACTAATGAAGAACACGCGAATCAAGCGGTAAAGGAGCTTAACAACTACGAAATTCGTAAAGGCCAGCTCTTGGGTGTTTGCAAATCTGCC agACAGAGATGA
- the LOC135463747 gene encoding APOBEC1 complementation factor-like isoform X1 — protein MAMTKLNGMNVEGTCIEVVWAKGRNQANQDCHLDEVDRAYNRGQEALESWKQKEVSYVRGYGYDFDPSYSPPSFYNPMSPPPASRGLAEQGPMGIRSPVGGQGMMSGWGFRKHPAEVLDDLCQKNGWGSPVYELQSPMVRDGSGAQQLFLYKITIPALGTRFPNPNPFTPIKLCSTVEEAKVFAAEYTLMQLGVPLEALEYIGPPYPYTQPSYVTHPDPPSNRSCEKPWMDLRYMYIDPALQSLRQWIYMYNLYLIRAWTLNTCLNTARVRKFKHGNFKISLVRSARRN, from the exons ATGGCCATGACTAAACTTAATG GAATGAATGTTGAAGGCACTTGCATTGAGGTTGTATGGGCAAAAGGAAGAAATCAG gctaatcaggactgTCACTTGGatgaggttgatagagcatacaacagaggccaggaagcattggaatcttggaagcagaaagaagtatcatatgtcagg ggcTATGGCTATGATTTTGATCCTAGTTACTCTCCACCATCGTTTTACAACCCGATGTCTCCACCACCCGCAAG CAGGGGGTTGGCAGAGCAAGGTCCCATGGGCATCAGAAGCCCTGTGGGAGGCCAAGGGATGATGAGTGGGTGGGGCTTTAGGAAACATCCAGCAGAG GTGCTCGATGACCTTTGCCAGAAGAATGGATGGGGAAGTCCTGTATACGAGCTTCAGTCTCCCATGGTAAGGGATGGAAGTGGTGCCCAACAGCTCTTTTTGTACAAG ATCACCATACCAGCTCTCGGTACTCGGTTTCCAAATCCTAACCCATTTACCCCAATTAAACTGTGTTCTACTGTTGAGGAGGCAAAGGTTTTTGCAGCAGAGTACACTTTGATGCAGTTAGGTGTGCCTCTTGAAG CCCTAGAGTACATTGGCCCACCATATCCTTACACCCAGCCCAGCTATGTCACCCACCCCGACCCACCTTCCAACAGATCATGTGAAAAGCCATGGATGGacctaaggtacatgtatattgatccGGCACTTCAATCTCTAAGacaatggatatacatgtataacttgtacTTGATTAGGGCCTGGACACTAAACACCTGCCTAAACACGGCTCGCGTGAGAAAG tttaaacatGGCAACTTCAAGATATCACTTGTTCGATCAGCCAGAAGAAATTGA
- the LOC135463747 gene encoding APOBEC1 complementation factor-like isoform X3 — translation MAMTKLNGMNVEGTCIEVVWAKGRNQANQDCHLDEVDRAYNRGQEALESWKQKEVSYVRGYGYDFDPSYSPPSFYNPMSPPPASRGLAEQGPMGIRSPVGGQGMMSGWGFRKHPAEVLDDLCQKNGWGSPVYELQSPMVRDGSGAQQLFLYKITIPALGTRFPNPNPFTPIKLCSTVEEAKVFAAEYTLMQLGVPLEALEYIGPPYPYTQPSYVTHPDPPSNRSCEKPWMDLSLNMATSRYHLFDQPEEIDFLAVFLGAGGGTCEDNGK, via the exons ATGGCCATGACTAAACTTAATG GAATGAATGTTGAAGGCACTTGCATTGAGGTTGTATGGGCAAAAGGAAGAAATCAG gctaatcaggactgTCACTTGGatgaggttgatagagcatacaacagaggccaggaagcattggaatcttggaagcagaaagaagtatcatatgtcagg ggcTATGGCTATGATTTTGATCCTAGTTACTCTCCACCATCGTTTTACAACCCGATGTCTCCACCACCCGCAAG CAGGGGGTTGGCAGAGCAAGGTCCCATGGGCATCAGAAGCCCTGTGGGAGGCCAAGGGATGATGAGTGGGTGGGGCTTTAGGAAACATCCAGCAGAG GTGCTCGATGACCTTTGCCAGAAGAATGGATGGGGAAGTCCTGTATACGAGCTTCAGTCTCCCATGGTAAGGGATGGAAGTGGTGCCCAACAGCTCTTTTTGTACAAG ATCACCATACCAGCTCTCGGTACTCGGTTTCCAAATCCTAACCCATTTACCCCAATTAAACTGTGTTCTACTGTTGAGGAGGCAAAGGTTTTTGCAGCAGAGTACACTTTGATGCAGTTAGGTGTGCCTCTTGAAG CCCTAGAGTACATTGGCCCACCATATCCTTACACCCAGCCCAGCTATGTCACCCACCCCGACCCACCTTCCAACAGATCATGTGAAAAGCCATGGATGGacctaag tttaaacatGGCAACTTCAAGATATCACTTGTTCGATCAGCCAGAAGAAATTGACTTCCTAGCCGTGTTCCTTGGAGCAGGAGGCGGAACCTGTGAGGACAATGGAAAATAA
- the LOC135463747 gene encoding APOBEC1 complementation factor-like isoform X2: MAMTKLNGMNVEGTCIEVVWAKGRNQANQDCHLDEVDRAYNRGQEALESWKQKEVSYVRGYGYDFDPSYSPPSFYNPMSPPPASRGLAEQGPMGIRSPVGGQGMMSGWGFRKHPAEVLDDLCQKNGWGSPVYELQSPMVRDGSGAQQLFLYKITIPALGTRFPNPNPFTPIKLCSTVEEAKVFAAEYTLMQLALEYIGPPYPYTQPSYVTHPDPPSNRSCEKPWMDLRYMYIDPALQSLRQWIYMYNLYLIRAWTLNTCLNTARVRKFKHGNFKISLVRSARRN; this comes from the exons ATGGCCATGACTAAACTTAATG GAATGAATGTTGAAGGCACTTGCATTGAGGTTGTATGGGCAAAAGGAAGAAATCAG gctaatcaggactgTCACTTGGatgaggttgatagagcatacaacagaggccaggaagcattggaatcttggaagcagaaagaagtatcatatgtcagg ggcTATGGCTATGATTTTGATCCTAGTTACTCTCCACCATCGTTTTACAACCCGATGTCTCCACCACCCGCAAG CAGGGGGTTGGCAGAGCAAGGTCCCATGGGCATCAGAAGCCCTGTGGGAGGCCAAGGGATGATGAGTGGGTGGGGCTTTAGGAAACATCCAGCAGAG GTGCTCGATGACCTTTGCCAGAAGAATGGATGGGGAAGTCCTGTATACGAGCTTCAGTCTCCCATGGTAAGGGATGGAAGTGGTGCCCAACAGCTCTTTTTGTACAAG ATCACCATACCAGCTCTCGGTACTCGGTTTCCAAATCCTAACCCATTTACCCCAATTAAACTGTGTTCTACTGTTGAGGAGGCAAAGGTTTTTGCAGCAGAGTACACTTTGATGCAGTTAG CCCTAGAGTACATTGGCCCACCATATCCTTACACCCAGCCCAGCTATGTCACCCACCCCGACCCACCTTCCAACAGATCATGTGAAAAGCCATGGATGGacctaaggtacatgtatattgatccGGCACTTCAATCTCTAAGacaatggatatacatgtataacttgtacTTGATTAGGGCCTGGACACTAAACACCTGCCTAAACACGGCTCGCGTGAGAAAG tttaaacatGGCAACTTCAAGATATCACTTGTTCGATCAGCCAGAAGAAATTGA